The genomic interval CTCGTGGTGGGAAAACCCGCCGGTAACTCCATTGATTCGCGTGATGGTGTTCAATTACACGAATCTGGAGGAGTATCGTCTCGGTAAGGCGGCGAAATTACACGTCGAGGAATTGGGGCCGTACATCTACAAGGAAACGTTGAAAAGAGTGAACGTCGAGATACACGAAAACGGAAGAACGCTGAGCTACCAGGAATACACGACTCACGAATGGGTCGGCGGACGTCCGGACAGCGAGATAATATGCGTGCCAAATTTGCCGCTCATGACAGCggttaaaaaatcaaaggggATCAATTTTCTCGCACATCTCGGCATCACCGTTACCCTGGGATTCATGCAGGCCGAACCCTTCAAAGTGCTCACCGTCGAAAAGTATCTCTGGGGTTACCACGACCATCTCGTCGACACCGTCCACGACGTCCTCGCTGTCACGGGACCGATTACCCCCGCCGAGACGTTCGGGATGCTGATGGGCGTGAGTAGATTTCATCAACCCTCGACTCGCCCAACTTCGATTGCGATTTTAACGCGGTTTTTTGtaattcgttgattttttttttccagagatCTGGTCTCTCGAAAGATCGCATAACCATCCAAACCGGGTCCGACGATATAAATCACCTCGGTTTGGTCGAGGAATTGAACGGCGTGAAAAAACTCGATGTTTGGGACGACGAGGTGTGCGACGGAATCAATGGCACCGACGGAAGCATGTTTCCCCCGAATCTCGTCCGAGACCCTCGAGCAAAATTGAACATTTACACACGCGATATGTGCAGAAACTTTCCACTGGAATTTTACGGCTACGGTTCTTCCTTCGGGATCCCAAGTTTGAGGTATTTATGTAGCTACGGaatcaaagagagagagagagagaaagagaaagagagagagagagagaaagctaTCACCGCGCGAGCGATAAGAAACGGCTGTATGTTTTAcctgatataatatttttatcgatgcATTTATTCACCATATTCGACAGGTACAAACCGTCGAAAGATATTTTCACGGcaacgagggagaaaaattcttgCTTCTGTCAGAAGAGTTTGGACggtaaaaaaatcgagagttGTCCGCCCGTAGGAGTTTTCAATGCATCGGCGTGCAATTTTGGTGCACCGGTACTTCTGTCGTTCCCCCATTTTTACGGGGGAGAAAAATCCCTGCTGAATCACGTGACCGGTTTGAATCCGAAGAAAGAGTTGCACGAAACATGGGCCGACATACATCCGGTGAGTGAAACGATTCGATTGCATCCCCTCGCGCGTAATCTCttctcccccccaccccccgatccccatttttttcttctttcggcCAAGGATCTTGCGAATTCGACCGAACACGTGCGGTATGAGTCGCGATATCTGAAAGACCTTCGCATAATTTGTATTTCGACTATAAATAgtgaaaagtttcatcaatCCATCGGCGATCTTCCTCTTTTCGTATGATGACCCCGCGACGATGTTAATTAGGctgatgtaaaaatatttccggTACGTTATAATTAGAGAAGCCatgaccctttttttttttttttttttttttattct from Athalia rosae chromosome 1, iyAthRosa1.1, whole genome shotgun sequence carries:
- the LOC105690496 gene encoding lysosome membrane protein 2-like, which gives rise to MKDQFILNPAVFDVKTMKKERSKLSNILLIFFFVLTTIASFSLVIVFWFTSVFDNAILSQLVLKNGTQSFSWWENPPVTPLIRVMVFNYTNLEEYRLGKAAKLHVEELGPYIYKETLKRVNVEIHENGRTLSYQEYTTHEWVGGRPDSEIICVPNLPLMTAVKKSKGINFLAHLGITVTLGFMQAEPFKVLTVEKYLWGYHDHLVDTVHDVLAVTGPITPAETFGMLMGRSGLSKDRITIQTGSDDINHLGLVEELNGVKKLDVWDDEVCDGINGTDGSMFPPNLVRDPRAKLNIYTRDMCRNFPLEFYGYGSSFGIPSLRYKPSKDIFTATREKNSCFCQKSLDGKKIESCPPVGVFNASACNFGAPVLLSFPHFYGGEKSLLNHVTGLNPKKELHETWADIHPRLGVLIGGLSRLQINVQVNVVRTIPVLEPLKDGMILPVLWLEIGIDTIPDQILGMLKHAYFTASAVECGLQWGSVICTLLSMFAAAYMVRKYKRTNCVSSLKFQIQKNLIVESQQCKR